One genomic segment of Cardinium endosymbiont of Philonthus spinipes includes these proteins:
- a CDS encoding YtxH domain-containing protein: MIKKTENLVMLCLGFCLGAVVGILSAPTKGSVARDGMLYNLKSCKKRLQTFILKLIGNKHALANEAKVTGKEVITGVVNSAQQILKELELIADQLEQKTN, from the coding sequence ATGATAAAAAAAACTGAAAATTTAGTAATGCTTTGCTTGGGTTTTTGCTTGGGTGCGGTTGTAGGCATTCTGTCTGCGCCTACCAAAGGGTCAGTAGCCAGGGATGGAATGCTATACAACTTAAAGTCATGTAAAAAACGGTTACAAACCTTTATACTAAAGCTCATAGGGAACAAACACGCTCTTGCAAACGAGGCTAAAGTAACTGGTAAAGAGGTCATTACAGGGGTGGTCAACTCTGCCCAACAGATTTTAAAAGAATTAGAACTCATCGCAGACCAACTGGAACAAAAAACGAACTAA
- a CDS encoding DNA-directed RNA polymerase subunit omega produces MSLNKKVYLVPRNIHELIGPTGNIYESTVIITKRAKQIAVNMKDELDRKLEEFISIIEEKDSIDAQRQYEITQHYEKLPKPVLEATTEFLEGGIAFRYIDEAGTSA; encoded by the coding sequence ATGAGTTTGAATAAAAAAGTATATTTGGTACCTAGAAACATACATGAGCTGATTGGGCCTACTGGTAATATTTATGAAAGCACTGTTATCATTACCAAACGTGCCAAGCAGATTGCTGTGAATATGAAGGATGAGCTCGATCGAAAATTGGAGGAGTTTATTTCTATTATTGAAGAAAAAGATAGTATAGATGCGCAGCGTCAATATGAGATTACCCAGCATTATGAAAAGCTTCCTAAGCCTGTTCTAGAAGCCACTACCGAATTTTTAGAAGGAGGTATTGCCTTTCGCTATATTGATGAAGCGGGAACCTCAGCGTAA
- the accD gene encoding acetyl-CoA carboxylase, carboxyltransferase subunit beta, translating into MSLMNENLSWFKRKKKGILTPSSAKKESPDGLWVKTPKGKIIHSKILQENLHVVPDDGHHLPIGSKEYFSILFDESKFTELNPTFRSADPLKFVDNRPYTERLKQAEAQTGLTDAIRTAYGQLHSLPLAIACMDFKFIGGSMGSVVGEKIAQLVNHCLAYQTPLLIISTSGGARMMEGSFSLMQMAKTSAKLLQLAQAKIPYISLLTDPTTGGVSASYAMLGDINMAEPGALIGFAGPRVIRETVGKELPKGFQTAEFLLAHGFLDMIVDRRKLKETLALLLKMLV; encoded by the coding sequence ATGAGTTTAATGAACGAGAACCTCAGCTGGTTTAAACGAAAAAAGAAAGGCATTCTAACCCCCAGTTCTGCCAAAAAAGAGTCCCCCGATGGGCTTTGGGTAAAAACACCCAAAGGGAAAATTATACACAGTAAAATATTACAGGAAAATCTACACGTTGTGCCTGATGATGGCCATCATCTACCAATTGGGTCCAAAGAATATTTTTCCATCTTATTTGATGAGAGCAAGTTTACTGAACTCAACCCAACCTTCCGATCTGCAGATCCGCTTAAATTTGTAGACAACAGGCCCTATACAGAACGCCTCAAACAAGCAGAAGCGCAAACCGGCTTAACAGATGCCATACGCACAGCCTATGGCCAGCTCCATAGCCTACCCCTTGCCATTGCCTGCATGGATTTTAAATTTATTGGCGGTTCCATGGGTAGTGTAGTAGGTGAAAAAATAGCCCAATTGGTCAACCATTGTTTGGCCTACCAAACCCCCCTATTGATTATCTCCACATCTGGTGGTGCACGGATGATGGAAGGCAGTTTTTCACTGATGCAAATGGCCAAAACATCTGCCAAATTACTACAATTGGCACAAGCTAAAATTCCTTATATTTCGCTGCTTACCGACCCCACTACAGGTGGCGTCAGTGCCTCCTATGCGATGTTGGGTGATATCAATATGGCTGAGCCTGGTGCATTGATTGGTTTTGCTGGACCACGTGTCATTCGCGAAACAGTAGGCAAAGAACTGCCAAAAGGATTTCAAACGGCAGAATTTTTATTGGCACATGGCTTCTTAGATATGATTGTAGATAGACGCAAACTAAAGGAGACCCTTGCACTACTCCTAAAAATGTTGGTCTAA
- a CDS encoding OstA-like protein, whose translation MYKRTVYLIVYLLVCPLCVLAEPVTYQADRLEGDLVNDKPCKKLEGNVVFTFPTNGMVLTADKAYKYDDQELIEAEGNVKIVDQQGGVITSEVLIYDLAQKQAIFENNVSYASKKATFYTPKLIYNVEKRQGKFLQGGKLVQDQMVVTSRMGFYDGVNHRVTFSRKVALVDPSYTLHCDQLHYHTESESAYFQGATKIVHQDGVLTTAKGGHYLLPTKQLIFDQGTLTTEAIILTADRLEMVHEQDCLATGHVSLRARRHDAVIVGEKASYSEKEKKGEITGHPLLTKVVHDEPLYLRADTFVVLEKKIKNQPSEQEIHALDHVRLYQEELQGIADGAVYNTSKNTIHLQNKPVIWCSNYQITGEAVYLVIEEEEQVKLFVGKDLFMASADPVGHYNQVKGHKMVASFKEGAIQKMSITGNSESLYFALGDKNELIGMNHIKCDSMEMTMVDNALEQMTCKPQPRGSFYPAEKIEATQMKLDGFEWHGEKWPTKENILEGLPKHAADKS comes from the coding sequence ATGTATAAAAGAACCGTTTATCTTATTGTATATCTATTGGTTTGTCCCCTTTGCGTTTTGGCTGAGCCTGTAACCTATCAGGCTGATCGGTTGGAAGGTGATCTGGTCAACGATAAGCCCTGTAAAAAACTAGAAGGAAATGTAGTCTTTACTTTTCCTACCAACGGTATGGTACTGACAGCTGATAAAGCTTATAAATATGATGATCAGGAACTGATAGAAGCAGAAGGTAATGTAAAAATTGTAGACCAACAAGGTGGCGTGATAACGAGTGAGGTGTTAATATATGATTTAGCACAGAAGCAAGCTATATTCGAAAATAATGTAAGTTATGCATCTAAAAAAGCCACCTTTTATACCCCCAAGTTAATTTATAATGTAGAGAAAAGACAAGGCAAATTTTTACAAGGAGGGAAACTGGTACAGGATCAAATGGTTGTAACCAGTAGGATGGGTTTTTATGATGGGGTCAACCATCGGGTTACTTTTTCAAGAAAAGTGGCATTGGTAGATCCTAGTTATACACTCCATTGCGACCAATTGCATTACCATACTGAATCAGAAAGCGCTTACTTTCAAGGAGCTACTAAAATTGTCCATCAAGATGGTGTGCTCACAACGGCTAAAGGAGGCCATTATCTGCTGCCTACAAAACAGCTTATATTTGACCAAGGGACACTGACTACAGAAGCCATCATACTGACTGCCGATCGCTTAGAAATGGTCCATGAGCAAGATTGTCTAGCTACTGGCCATGTTTCGCTTCGTGCGCGAAGGCATGATGCAGTGATTGTTGGTGAGAAGGCTAGTTATTCTGAAAAAGAGAAAAAAGGCGAGATAACGGGCCATCCATTATTAACAAAGGTAGTCCATGATGAGCCCCTCTATTTACGTGCCGATACCTTTGTTGTTTTAGAAAAAAAGATAAAAAATCAACCATCAGAACAAGAAATCCATGCTTTGGATCATGTTAGGCTTTACCAAGAAGAGCTACAAGGCATAGCAGATGGAGCTGTTTATAATACCAGTAAAAATACCATTCATTTACAAAATAAACCAGTTATTTGGTGTAGCAACTATCAGATTACAGGAGAAGCGGTTTACCTGGTTATAGAGGAAGAAGAACAGGTTAAACTATTTGTCGGCAAAGATTTATTTATGGCATCAGCAGATCCAGTTGGCCATTATAATCAAGTAAAAGGGCATAAGATGGTTGCCTCTTTTAAAGAAGGTGCCATTCAAAAAATGTCGATAACTGGTAATAGTGAAAGCCTCTATTTTGCTCTTGGAGATAAAAATGAGTTAATCGGTATGAACCATATCAAGTGTGATAGCATGGAAATGACTATGGTCGATAATGCATTGGAGCAGATGACATGCAAACCACAGCCGCGCGGTAGCTTTTATCCTGCAGAAAAAATTGAAGCAACACAAATGAAATTAGATGGTTTTGAGTGGCATGGAGAAAAATGGCCCACTAAGGAGAATATTTTAGAAGGGCTTCCCAAACATGCAGCAGATAAAAGCTAA
- a CDS encoding DNA recombination protein RmuC, translating into MSSLIVYCIIACLIGFIIGWCIATLLYKVAIATLQNNIVGLEKHASENQNQFHTLQEQHLQTSKELATALAHNSYLENKIAEQGQSVTQLQSQLTIHFKNLANELLEEKSKKFSDHSQLQMEQLLTPLSEKIKTFAQQVTQYNQENLERNVALRTELKQLHDLNLKITQEAEGLTKALKGDSKLQGGWGEFILENILVQSGLVKNREYVIQPSITTEDGQRFQPDVIINLPEGRNIVIDAKVSLNHYEKFFNNAHTPERTFHLKQHILSIRRHIKTLSEKRYQSLYNLQGLDFVLMFIPIEPAFALAVQEEGMLFNEAYERNIVIVSPSNLIATLRTVANLWKQAHQNQNAVEIARQGGALYDKFVAFTEDIKNIGRQLDLTQKNYLEATKKLYDGKGSLVSRAQKMKLLGARTSKVLDPQLIDKTQQEEE; encoded by the coding sequence ATGTCTTCCTTGATAGTCTATTGTATCATTGCATGCCTCATTGGCTTCATCATCGGATGGTGCATCGCAACCCTTCTATACAAAGTAGCCATTGCAACCCTACAAAATAATATTGTTGGTCTAGAAAAACATGCATCAGAAAACCAAAATCAATTCCATACCTTACAGGAACAACACTTACAAACCAGTAAAGAATTAGCCACTGCTCTGGCACATAATAGCTATTTAGAAAACAAAATAGCCGAACAAGGACAATCAGTTACACAACTCCAAAGCCAACTCACCATCCATTTTAAAAATTTAGCCAATGAACTTTTAGAAGAAAAAAGTAAAAAATTTTCAGATCATAGCCAGCTCCAAATGGAACAATTATTGACGCCACTGAGCGAGAAAATTAAGACCTTTGCACAACAAGTAACCCAGTATAACCAAGAAAATTTGGAAAGAAATGTGGCTTTACGGACCGAACTCAAACAACTACATGACCTCAACCTAAAAATCACACAAGAAGCTGAAGGGCTAACCAAGGCGCTTAAAGGAGATTCAAAATTGCAAGGGGGATGGGGCGAGTTTATTTTAGAAAACATTCTGGTGCAATCGGGACTGGTTAAAAATAGAGAGTATGTGATTCAACCCTCTATTACAACAGAAGATGGCCAGCGCTTTCAACCAGACGTTATCATTAACCTTCCCGAAGGCAGAAATATTGTGATTGATGCAAAAGTATCTTTAAATCACTATGAAAAATTTTTTAATAATGCACATACGCCTGAGCGGACTTTTCACCTCAAGCAACATATTCTCTCTATTAGACGCCATATTAAAACACTCAGCGAGAAACGTTACCAATCGCTCTATAACCTGCAAGGTTTGGATTTTGTTTTAATGTTTATACCCATTGAACCAGCCTTTGCACTAGCTGTGCAAGAAGAGGGCATGCTCTTTAACGAAGCCTATGAACGCAATATTGTAATCGTATCTCCTTCCAATTTAATAGCCACCCTGCGCACCGTTGCAAACTTATGGAAACAAGCCCATCAAAATCAAAATGCTGTAGAAATTGCTAGACAAGGCGGTGCCTTATATGACAAATTTGTTGCTTTTACAGAAGATATTAAAAACATAGGACGCCAATTGGATTTAACACAAAAAAACTATTTAGAGGCTACTAAAAAATTATACGATGGAAAAGGAAGTTTGGTATCCAGAGCACAAAAAATGAAATTATTAGGCGCACGAACCAGTAAGGTGTTGGATCCACAACTCATAGATAAAACGCAACAAGAAGAGGAATAA
- the nusB gene encoding transcription antitermination factor NusB translates to METFLIPRRFVRIKALQNLYAYTIAQIAHKKEAVEQVKNDFVFDPFLDALDEKAQRATEQSIAVELCSKAVAAGLPTEAFAYVENKKIEQSVRGHLCHYLAALQKEQALLQGGFSQSKESIYIGLLYVLLLLVEWYKLAKQSHDPCKPTDHLLNSQLAEDPLLRELHDNRSWINAIYKNGISWAKDQDQVKSWFRQFIQAAEIPKWYRSGPDNGVKLLEYILEKIIFQEGPINDFLAMADLYWDEHKRLVKKLLTRVFMLLLTKDFTTFTLLWHHLEEKWTTEAAFYNRLLTIVLENNPLYEAMIGEKAEKWDHERILLTDKLILKLALAELLECQEIPLKVSINEYIEIAKWYGTSKSGSFINGVLEGILKGLEDKR, encoded by the coding sequence ATGGAAACCTTCCTAATTCCTCGCCGTTTCGTTCGTATAAAAGCGCTACAAAATCTTTACGCTTATACTATTGCGCAAATAGCTCATAAGAAAGAGGCTGTAGAACAAGTAAAAAACGATTTTGTATTTGATCCTTTTCTAGATGCACTAGACGAAAAAGCCCAACGTGCTACAGAGCAAAGTATAGCGGTTGAACTTTGCTCAAAAGCAGTAGCAGCAGGGCTGCCTACCGAGGCTTTTGCCTATGTGGAAAACAAAAAAATTGAGCAGTCTGTACGTGGCCATCTTTGCCACTACCTAGCAGCATTGCAAAAAGAGCAAGCTCTTTTACAAGGTGGATTTAGCCAATCCAAGGAATCCATCTATATAGGGCTTTTATATGTTTTGCTATTGCTGGTAGAGTGGTACAAATTGGCAAAACAATCACACGATCCATGCAAACCAACAGATCATCTACTGAACAGCCAGCTGGCAGAAGACCCCTTGCTAAGGGAACTACATGATAACCGTAGTTGGATCAACGCCATTTATAAAAATGGTATCAGCTGGGCTAAGGATCAAGACCAAGTGAAGAGTTGGTTTAGGCAGTTTATCCAAGCTGCAGAAATACCAAAGTGGTATAGATCAGGTCCCGATAATGGTGTGAAACTTTTGGAGTACATACTTGAAAAGATTATATTCCAAGAGGGTCCTATCAACGATTTTTTAGCTATGGCAGACCTCTACTGGGATGAGCATAAACGGCTGGTAAAAAAGCTTTTAACCCGGGTCTTTATGCTGCTATTGACAAAAGATTTTACTACATTTACGCTACTTTGGCATCATTTAGAGGAAAAATGGACTACGGAAGCAGCATTTTACAACCGCCTTTTGACCATTGTCCTAGAAAACAACCCGCTTTATGAGGCTATGATTGGTGAAAAGGCTGAAAAATGGGATCATGAACGCATCCTATTAACGGATAAGTTGATACTCAAATTAGCCCTAGCGGAATTACTTGAATGCCAAGAGATACCCCTTAAAGTATCTATAAATGAATACATTGAAATAGCAAAATGGTATGGCACTTCTAAAAGCGGCTCTTTCATAAATGGTGTATTAGAGGGTATTTTAAAAGGGCTAGAAGATAAACGATAG
- a CDS encoding outer membrane protein assembly factor BamD produces the protein MKEHTINPSLICRLRWLFLLPCILASHALLATPPTHSTQIEQKKEEVVRFYAGKRYAKAHEQIDSLLPMLKDRKDRSKFELYQAYCNFHEKKYLVSAHQFHLFAKQYPFFPQAEEALFMRGYSLASENVDIWLDQTTTYDAMRCLKHYLAVYPTGAYARKASHALQKLQERLVQKSFQAAALYVRLGYYNAAIVALKNFEQAYPTTSLKENLLRLLIKCYDKLAMQAGDVGKKQAFIANSAHCVQQLDQYLNEKKCDVVDKK, from the coding sequence ATGAAAGAGCATACCATTAACCCATCCCTTATATGCAGACTCAGGTGGCTATTTTTGCTGCCCTGCATTTTAGCAAGCCATGCCCTGCTTGCTACGCCTCCAACGCATAGTACTCAAATTGAACAAAAAAAAGAAGAAGTAGTGCGATTCTATGCGGGCAAACGTTATGCAAAAGCGCATGAGCAAATAGATTCCCTTTTACCTATGTTAAAAGATAGAAAAGATCGTTCCAAGTTTGAACTGTACCAAGCTTATTGTAATTTCCACGAAAAAAAATATTTGGTTAGTGCCCATCAGTTTCACTTGTTTGCCAAACAATATCCATTTTTTCCTCAAGCAGAAGAAGCACTTTTTATGCGAGGCTATAGTTTGGCCTCTGAAAATGTAGATATATGGTTAGATCAAACAACCACTTATGATGCCATGCGTTGTTTGAAACACTATTTAGCTGTTTATCCAACCGGTGCTTATGCTCGTAAAGCTTCCCATGCTTTGCAAAAATTACAAGAGCGCCTTGTGCAAAAAAGTTTCCAAGCTGCTGCGTTATATGTTCGGTTAGGTTACTATAATGCTGCGATTGTAGCCCTAAAAAACTTTGAGCAAGCCTATCCAACTACTTCTTTAAAAGAAAACCTATTGCGGCTATTGATAAAGTGTTATGACAAGTTAGCGATGCAAGCAGGTGATGTGGGAAAAAAACAAGCATTTATAGCAAATAGTGCACACTGTGTTCAACAGTTAGACCAGTATTTGAATGAAAAGAAGTGTGATGTGGTGGATAAAAAATAG
- the lysS gene encoding lysine--tRNA ligase: protein MQELSEQAIIRTQKKALLESMGINPYPAFVAPINAKAATILAHYKEEDKANYSHVILAGRIMSRRIMGAASFVELQDASGRIQLYVQRDTICPGEDKSDYNTLFKRLLDIGDIIEVQGFVFTTQVGAIAVHVTHLRLLTKTLAPLPIVKEVATKECTKVHDAFTDPEQRYRQRYVDLIVNPDIRKVFEQRAKLIHTIKSFLHREGYLEVETPILQPVYGGASARPFTTHHHTLDIPLYLRISNELYLKRLIIGGYEGVYEFAKDFRNEGMSRFHNPEFTQVELYVAYKDYIWMMDYVEELVEGVALALHGHTTVPFGPHLINFQRPWKRFTMFEAIHYFTGYDVSNMDEAALRTVAHQLHVHVADNLAKGKIIDEIFGEKCEPHLIQPTIITDYPVEMSPLAKRHRDNPALTERFEVICAGKEICNAFSELNDPIDQQQRLEEQRALGERGDEEAMVVDHDFLKALRYGMPPTVGIGIGIDRLTMIMTNSNSIQDVIFFPQMRPENR, encoded by the coding sequence ATGCAAGAACTGAGCGAACAAGCCATTATTCGAACACAAAAAAAAGCGCTTTTAGAATCGATGGGGATCAACCCCTATCCAGCCTTTGTTGCGCCGATCAATGCCAAAGCGGCGACGATTCTTGCGCACTACAAAGAGGAGGATAAAGCAAACTATAGCCATGTAATACTGGCAGGTCGTATAATGAGCCGCAGAATTATGGGCGCAGCCTCCTTTGTAGAACTACAAGATGCTAGTGGACGCATTCAACTCTATGTACAGCGCGATACTATTTGTCCAGGAGAAGATAAAAGCGACTATAACACCTTATTTAAAAGGTTGCTGGATATAGGTGATATCATTGAAGTACAGGGATTTGTCTTTACTACTCAAGTAGGAGCTATAGCGGTGCATGTCACCCACCTGCGCTTGTTAACCAAAACACTTGCTCCTTTACCGATTGTCAAAGAGGTAGCCACTAAAGAATGTACAAAAGTACACGATGCCTTTACAGACCCAGAGCAACGGTATCGCCAAAGGTATGTTGATTTAATCGTTAATCCAGACATACGAAAAGTATTTGAACAACGGGCTAAATTGATTCATACCATTAAATCTTTCTTACATCGTGAAGGATATCTAGAAGTAGAAACGCCCATTCTACAACCCGTTTATGGTGGGGCATCTGCACGTCCCTTCACCACACACCACCATACGCTAGACATACCCTTATATTTACGTATTTCCAATGAACTCTATTTAAAAAGATTAATTATTGGAGGATATGAAGGGGTCTATGAGTTTGCTAAAGATTTTAGAAACGAAGGGATGTCCCGTTTTCATAACCCAGAGTTTACCCAAGTAGAGCTCTATGTTGCCTACAAAGATTACATCTGGATGATGGACTACGTGGAAGAATTGGTAGAAGGGGTAGCACTAGCCTTACATGGTCATACAACGGTTCCATTTGGTCCCCATCTGATCAACTTCCAACGGCCATGGAAGCGTTTTACCATGTTTGAAGCCATTCACTATTTTACCGGATATGATGTAAGCAATATGGATGAAGCAGCATTGCGCACAGTAGCCCATCAACTCCATGTCCATGTGGCGGATAATCTAGCTAAAGGTAAAATTATAGATGAAATTTTTGGAGAAAAATGTGAACCACATCTTATTCAGCCTACCATTATAACCGATTATCCAGTTGAAATGTCCCCTTTGGCCAAACGGCATCGAGACAATCCAGCTTTAACAGAACGATTTGAGGTGATATGTGCAGGTAAAGAGATCTGCAATGCCTTCTCTGAGTTAAACGACCCAATCGATCAACAACAAAGGTTAGAAGAACAACGTGCATTAGGCGAACGGGGCGATGAAGAGGCTATGGTGGTAGATCATGATTTTTTAAAAGCCTTACGTTATGGAATGCCCCCAACGGTAGGTATTGGCATAGGTATAGATCGATTAACGATGATTATGACCAACTCAAACTCTATTCAAGATGTAATATTTTTCCCACAAATGCGCCCGGAAAACCGATAA
- a CDS encoding DUF4292 domain-containing protein, whose product MKREPQRKGKHLYYFWVALYLLSGCGLQQDSRHSFDVTGLCTSFPACFSMQASLHFIGSHHVCRLRVRCCVTYDQQIAFLVKGPFGVELMRGVIDKKGVTVVDRLRRLVYQWDYKRIREQYHFPCHYALIQSLLLAKVCSPMEDDLSISDALPAHLSYTYDDLTRKVIALQLSGTKSGDFLRCLYQYKMVENSPCLSGSKIVFSIKEKGRLYRGRATLHKLHFKKLKKPNIQLTIPPYYRK is encoded by the coding sequence ATGAAGCGGGAACCTCAGCGTAAAGGAAAGCATTTGTATTATTTTTGGGTCGCGCTCTATTTGTTATCTGGGTGTGGCCTCCAGCAGGATAGCAGACACTCGTTTGATGTAACCGGTCTCTGCACTTCTTTTCCTGCCTGTTTCTCGATGCAAGCCTCTTTACATTTTATAGGCTCCCACCATGTCTGCCGCCTTCGTGTGCGCTGTTGTGTAACATATGACCAACAAATTGCCTTTTTAGTCAAAGGTCCCTTTGGTGTAGAACTGATGCGTGGTGTCATCGATAAAAAAGGCGTAACAGTGGTAGATCGGTTGCGTCGTCTTGTCTACCAGTGGGATTATAAGCGCATCAGGGAGCAGTATCATTTCCCTTGTCATTATGCACTCATTCAGTCATTGCTGTTGGCGAAAGTTTGTAGCCCTATGGAGGATGATCTATCTATATCAGATGCACTGCCTGCCCATTTATCCTATACCTACGATGACCTGACACGTAAGGTTATAGCACTTCAATTATCCGGCACTAAATCGGGTGATTTTCTTCGCTGTTTATACCAATACAAAATGGTAGAAAATAGCCCTTGTCTGTCTGGGAGTAAAATAGTCTTTTCCATCAAAGAGAAGGGAAGGCTTTATCGGGGAAGGGCAACATTACATAAGCTTCATTTCAAGAAGCTGAAAAAGCCCAACATTCAATTGACTATACCTCCTTATTATCGTAAATAA